From one Eptesicus fuscus isolate TK198812 chromosome 21, DD_ASM_mEF_20220401, whole genome shotgun sequence genomic stretch:
- the HSBP1 gene encoding heat shock factor-binding protein 1, whose translation MAETDPKTVQDLTSVVQTLLQQMQDKFQTMSDQIIGRIDDMSSRIDDLEKNIADLMTQAGVEELEGENKIPATQKS comes from the exons ATGGCCGAGACTGACCCCAAGACCGTGCAGGATCTCACCTCGGTG GTGCAGACACTCCTGCAACAGATGCAAGATAAATTTCAGACCATGTCCGACCAGATCATTGGAAGAA TTGATGACATGAGTAGTCGCATTGATGACCTGGAGAAAAACATTGCAGACCTCATGACACAGGCTGGCGTGGAAGAACTGGAAGGGGAAAACAAGATACCTGCTACACAAAAGAGTTGA